From Penaeus chinensis breed Huanghai No. 1 chromosome 29, ASM1920278v2, whole genome shotgun sequence:
GCGTTCTGGTGGCGCATTATGCAGGAAGATGGCAGGAGCAGGCAGAAGGCAGCTTGTAGATGTCGATGAAGAGACCCTTGTAGGGATCACATGGGTCGTAGGACAGGAGGCGGTGGTACACTGACTTCTGGGTACAGTGACTCTGGTAGCAAGGGGCAAGGGCGCGGCAAGCAGCCTCTGGGAACAGACAGGTCTCCAAGCGGGCAGTCTGAGTGTAATAGTGAACGTCGTTGACAATCACGCGCCACTTACCCTCCACGTTCTGGGCACgtttgggcatggcatacaccacATCTGAAGGACAAATGTAGCCCTCAGGACCACCCCAGTGGGTGGCATCGTAAGGAGAGTCCCCAGTGGATGCCCCAGTGTAGTAAGAGTAGTCGAAagcctcttcctgctccttggTTACCATGTCTACCAGATCATCAGCAGACTGGTCGGCGATATCAGCGTATTTCTTGGCGAAGAGATGATCGGCACTGATGGCCCCTTTGATCTCGTACTCAGGATACTCAGCGTCTTCCAAGCAGTAGGAGAGAGTGGCGTTGGTAGCACACGAAGGCGCCACAGTTGGATCGCAGTAACCGTGCTTGTAGGCAGGTTGATGACCGTAAGCAGGCGCACGATGACCGTAAGCGGGCTGTGGATGATGACCATATGCTGGGGGTTGGACGGAGCCCAGAACGACTCCGGCACAAGCCAGAACGACCgactgaaatgtatatatgtatatgaaaatcaattaatatataatgtTGAAAAGATTATATAATCAATACATATCTAAACAACCTACCAATATAAGAGCCATGAAGAAAGAATATGTGCACGATTCGTTTTACTGCTTCATGTGTGTTATTATCTGGTATATATACTCCAGATCGCCACTAGCCACGCCCATACGAAAGGAAGATGCGTAACTACAAGGTTGTGTAAAGTGAAAGTGCGTCATGTGGGTAATTTGAGGGGCTCTatcgtaaatatttatacagaaccGCACGCACACATTACATAAGTTTACGCAAAAATGTAGGCATATATTGTCTTTCTATTGCGGGGTGCTGACGCTAGCGTTAAAGATTACGACTAGACTAAAATCCCCTCCAACTCAGAGGAGTCGTGACTAGCCATTAGGTTGGGTGAGGACTTCTCACACTCTAAACTGAGAATGGGCCATCAACAAACCTGCACGCGGGCTCTGATATTATCAAGATGACGAAGGCTGGATGTGGTGTTTGCATAACCTTATTGATCTAAATAGATGATCATAACCACAAAAGATAGCCATGAAAATAATACATTATTTGAAATTTACATACTCCATGCTTGAGTAATAAAGATGACTCATACAGCGATAACGATAAATTATTAGCAGTAAGCAGGAACGCACATTTATGTCATTTGTAAGGTGTATATTACATTCTGAATCTTCCCTTAATTAATACAAAGAGTTGATGCAGCGAACCGTTATTACCCTtgctaataacaatgttaattacaatcatgatgatcattctcctcctgctcctcctcttcatcatcgtcatcaacatcattatcaggtTTATTATAACAGCagtacagtaatgatagtaatgatgataatgataaaatgataatgataatgatagtaataacagtaatgataacagtattaatgataacagtaataataatgacaataccaataatgataataataccaatactaaaatcaataataatgataataataaaaataaacaaatgataataacaatgacaataagaaaaaaaataatgatgataatggtaatgaccataataataataatgatgaaaataattgtaatgataactataataatgataaagataacaatgataatactaatgataataatattgataatactaataacaatgataataattattagtattatgatacaattataacaatgataatatagaatagtattattatcaacatcaataatgataataatcataataatattgttaataattaaaataataaagctGTAActgtagaaatagtaatgataataatattaataaaaaatgatagcaattgtgataacgatgacaatgatagaaataaaaattataatagcaacaattataatgatagacatggtgataatgataacactaataaaaaagataatgagaacaatgatgataataatgataatgatatcaatatcaatgatgataataataataataataataataataataataataataataataataataacaataatgataataacaataataataataataaacaataataatgataataacgatgatactgataatataatgataataacaataataataataataataatgatgataatgataatgatgttgataataactataaaaataataataataacaataataataatgataatgataataataatactaacaatgataatgatgatggcaataaaatagtaatagtaatgataataacaacaataacaataataataatagttgtagtagtagtggtgatggtaagaatattaacaataaattgttaataataatgataatgataatgataataatatcaaagattatgatgtggtaatgaaaataattatcattttgatgatgactatgatttaatcaataataataatgataatgataacagtaatcttaAATTATTCGAACAgtcgagatgataatgatgatattaacatataattgatagtaataatacccatgataatgataatgttcgtaatataaacaataataatgataatgttaacaatgatactgataatgacaggaTTAACAAGAATAGCAAtgctaaataataacaatgataatgataatgataataaagcaaataatgataatcataatgattataatggtcatgatagtagtaaaatgatgataaaataatagtattgataataatcatgatgataatgctaaaatgattataatagaaatgataataataagtgtaataatagtaacaataatgataatgattataataattactattataataattatagcaataataacaataatgatgataatgaaaaagaacaaataatgatgataatgattaggataatggtgattctgataattttcataatgatggtaatgacaatgacaactgcaatatgataatagtaatagtgataaatataataataatgataatactgaaaatagtaataatgatggtatgaataccaatactggtgatgataataatgatgataatgataatgatgatattaacaataataataacaatcataataataataaaataatgtcaataataatgatgataatgataataataataatgataataataataataatgataataataataataataataataataataataataataataataataataataataataataataaggataataatagtagtagcagtagcaatgataaaaatgatgataatgacacaaataatgataacaacaataacaacagcaataataataataataataataataataataataataataataataattataataataataatgataataataatgataataataataataataataatgacgatattgatgatgatgatgatgatgacgatgttgacgatgatgatgatgatgatgcaaatgataataataatgatgatgataatgaaaggattgtgataatgataatggcaatgaagcaatgatagtaattttaatgataataatcatggtaatcataataatattaacaataatgatattattatcagcattattatttttattatcattaacatcaccattgtcagtattatcattaataactattataatacaaacagtaataaaatcaaaacaattatgataataacaatgatgatacaaaattattataatgaaaacatttatactaatcataataatgataacaattataatgatagtagtaatcataataataataatgataatggtaatactatgtatatgaatatgaataatgataatgataataaggatcttcatcatcattatgtaaatCATAACAATCTTAAtcacaatcaaaataatgataacaaaacaatacataataataatatcggtaatgataacaataatactgatgagtataattaaattaaaaatattttttattactgttattattattattatcattattatcattattacaatatcaacaacattaagataatgattatgatagtaataatgatagtaataataataatgataatagtaatgataatgataataaaaaggataatgatgataatactaataatattaataataataacagtaataatgataatgatagtagtaatagcagtaatcatattcaaaattataatgatgatatgaataacaatgataatgataatactaataataatgataacagtaataatgataatgatagtagtaatagtagtaatcatattcaaaatgattataacaataataacaataatactaataatgataataataacaataataatatgacgaACTTTAGGTGCGATGAGGCGAGGTTTCTGACGAACTACAGGTGAAAAGAGCAGAGGTTTCTGATGAACTTCAGGCGCAAGAAGCTGAGGTTTTTACGAACTTTAAGTGCAAGGAGCTAAGGTTTCTGACGAACTTTAGGTGCGAGGAGACGAGGTTTCTGACGTGCTTCAGGTGCGAGGAGCTGAGAGTGAGAAGATTCCTGAGGCACTGCTTAGCCACTGGCACCTGAATGTCGTGTTTATTAAACCTTTATACTAGCGATAAGGTTTGATTCCTTGTTGGGTGaaatatttgtgatatatttatTCTTACTTAATCAATCCAGAGCTGGTCTTGATAAACTAACAGCGGGCTAAGTAGGATAAGTTTACTTATCCTGCGGCTATTAATACAAGCATTAATAGCCAACAAGAACGGATGTATGCATACCTTCCAGAATAGGCATaatttgtgtgtacacacttattatatatatatatatatatatataatatatacatacacatataaaatatatatataaacacacgcgcacgcacgcacacacacacacacacacacacacacacacacactcacacacacacacacacacacacacacacatatatatatatatatatatatatatatatatatatatatatatatataaacaatgagagacagacagacagattaagctGTCCTCTGGATAACAGAAACCGTATGCTGTATATATCCTATAAGCCGCagaatatatatgagaaaaatgcAGAAATACAGAGTTTACAGACTTGTAGCCGTAGATGCCACGGTGTCTGCAGTGAAGCTGACGGTCAGCACACTATATCccttttatcctcatcattaccatcatcattatcgccgtcctattactataatcaccatcaccattaacttCCATATGATTATTATCGCATTATTATTCAtgctgttatgttatgttatccaCACATGGTCACGCAAGCCTTCCTTCCACTTTCATTCCATAAGTCTATGTTGACTGCCCGCCAAGGTCTTCTCTGACAGGAGGGGCACCCGCGACCACACCCTGCCGTTCCTTGCCGCCTCTCCTTGGTGCCCCGAGCAGAAAATCTTCGTCAGGGCTGTGCCATAGGCGGCTTTCTCTCGACGTGCCCTCAGCCCATCACGTTAAGCTAATCCTTCCTCTTACTTTTCGCCATCAACTATGATTGTTGATTGTTTAAACATAGTCAGTGCTAGATGAACCACAGGTGTTAAAAAGTCGAATATTATGCGGTTAAGTGTAGCGTCTTCATAACTGTAAACtcctgtttgttgttgtttctgctgctattactgttgtttgtTTTAAATTACTAGGCCAGGTAGAATAGAAGTTCTACAAGCTGGCTTTCTAAGGGAACATTCaacatttatatttctgttcatATTCTCAAAATTATTGAGATATCTTAGTAAACTTTAACTGTCAGagataatatacatacagtagTTTATATGATTATGACACAGCTAAACACTACTTTTATCTATAACAATCGCTTtggattgtgtttttttatgtgttcgtGTGGTGTTTTTATGTTCTTGGAGTACAATCAGCTGACTTATGTCGTCTGTCATAACAATTTCTCCGATTCCGGCCGCGTAATTCCCCTGCGCATTTACCCTAGACGAACACAGTAATTATTCAAACAGATGTAACTTTCGCTTTCCGACCGTCGCATCCAGGATTGCTCTACTTGCGGCGGCCCTCAGACCGCGGGCGTGGCCCATCACGCTCTTCCTTTCACAGTCTTCGGTGGACCGCGTTGCTCTCTGTATCGTGGTTCACCGTTGATTCGATTTATATATGATTAACGTACATCCACCTAAAAGAAGAGACACGCATCTGTGAATAATTTTGAAATTCAAACATTCAGGTAATCACTTCTTCACTTGCGCACCAAATTGACGGCATCCACTAACCACCAACACCTGAAGCACAATAACCACTTCCGCCACTAGATTCATTCGGTTGTCAGCATCCCCTACGGTGCTGCTTCAGTCACACTTCAGACATCGACGAAATTTCCtttctgcatatgtgtgtttgtgaatcttTATGCATGCTTTCCTTTCACATCACCAATACTACCCCAACATTCCCTTTCCGATCTTATAATgcaattatcaacatttttttttttttttgtttgtttcttttgtctttgtctttgtaggTCTTCAATTTTGCTAAAACTATTTCTCTTCTTCAGGACAACAACTTGCGACATTTGTTCTCAAATCAAGGCTATTTGTATTCGAagctaccattaccattacaatgGACTCGTACGATCAGAGCCACCGGAGTGGAAAggcgtgtatttgcgtgtatgcgTCTGTTAACCTCGCATACAGTGGCAGACAtttaggaattatatatatatatatatgtgtgagcgtgtgtgtgtgttaccaccTCCACTGTCATAACTACTTAACAAGTTTTCTAATAATTTTCGTTATGAATAATATAACCGAATATtagaatatataacatatttggTTAACGATTGTAGTTCAGGATTCATGGTAAACCATTGTACGATTCATTTTCGGGTAAAGATGCTCTCTTTACCCGATGTCTCAtgatgtgcaaatatatatatatatatatatatatatatatatatatatatacatatatatatattatgcgtggtgtgtgtgtgtgtgtgtgtgtgcgtgtgtgtgtgtgtgtgtgtgtgtgtgtgtgtgtgtgtgtgtgtgtgtgtgtgtgtgtgtgcacactcacgcacgcatgcacacacagatacatacacacatatatatatatatatagaaatagatagatatgtggatgtTTGTATAcacttattcatgtgtgtgtgtgtgtgtgtgtgtgtgtaggtaaatagatatatatgtatatacataactagagagagagagagaatatgcatatatatgtatatatatgtatatatacaaatacatatatatatatatatatatttgtgtgtgtgtgtatatatataaatataatatatattatatatatataatgcataatatatatgtatatatatatgtgtgtgtgtgtagatagataaaaagataaataattatatatatgtacagatatataaatagatatataatgtatataatatatatatatatgtgtgtgtgtgtgtgtgtgtgtgtttgtgtgtgtgtgtgtgtgtacgtgaatgtgtgcatgtaaatacaaatatgtatatacacgtatgtatttatgtgaatatacatatgtgtgtgtgtgtgtgtgtgtacatgtatatacatgtaagtatttatgtatatataaaataatatatatatatatgtatgtgtgtgtgtgtgtgtgtgtgtgtgtgtgtgtttgaatatgtatatatatatatatatattaatttatacacacacaaactcccacacacagaatgtgtgtgtgtgtttgaatatgtataatttatttatttatacacacaccaagTCCCAGACACAGAatgtgtgaccgtgtgtgtgtgtgtgtttgtatacattgtAGTAGTTTACTCTAGGAACAAATAAATAGCCCAGTATTTTGTTAGCATTTACACTGCGTGCCAGGTATTCCAGTTTCTGAATTACAGCATTGCAACTAATTGCATGCGAGCCATCTTTCTGTCAGCCCTAATCTAAATTATATGTTGCCAAATAGTAGACCTACGGTATTGGCTCTCCTGGCTCTCGCTGTTAGTCAGTAGCGTAGCCTTCATTAATGTTACAGACACACTTTTTTGCTCATCACAGTTATCAGAATCTACAAAAATAATGCAGAATTTCAGCCTAACATTCATTAACACTGAGGAAAAAACCTTCTGCAACTGCAAGACACCGAATCACCGAAACTACTATCTGTATGCTGTGCAATAATCTGATAAAAGTCAT
This genomic window contains:
- the LOC125040714 gene encoding neurotrophin 1-like, giving the protein MALILSVVLACAGVVLGSVQPPAYGHHPQPAYGHRAPAYGHQPAYKHGYCDPTVAPSCATNATLSYCLEDAEYPEYEIKGAISADHLFAKKYADIADQSADDLVDMVTKEQEEAFDYSYYTGASTGDSPYDATHWGGPEGYICPSDVVYAMPKRAQNVEGKWRVIVNDVHYYTQTARLETCLFPEAACRALAPCYQSHCTQKSVYHRLLSYDPCDPYKGLFIDIYKLPSACSCHLPA